From a region of the Lactuca sativa cultivar Salinas chromosome 4, Lsat_Salinas_v11, whole genome shotgun sequence genome:
- the LOC111891700 gene encoding high-affinity nitrate transporter 3.1, which translates to MKSYMIKAFLLLVFMSKISNGSVMFSSLPPSLSVVASPNEGQVLQAGEDSITVSFGLNSSIANQTDESYKFVKVKLCYAPISQVDRKWRKTVDNLKKDKTCQFTIWEKQYDHQQNMSQQFEWRIEKDLPTATYFVRAYVYDSGDEEIGYGQTTNDKKISNLFKIQGISGRHPSIDIASICFSVFAILSLVGFFLLEKRQSKAKK; encoded by the exons ATGAAATCTTACATGATCAAAGCTTTTCTTCTTCTCGTCTTCATGTCAAAGATTAGCAAcggaagtgtcatgttctcatcgTTGCCACCATCTCTTTCTGTTGTCGCCTCTCCTAACGAAGGTCAAG ttCTACAAGCTGGAGAAGATAGTATAACAGTATCCTTTGGATTGAATAGTAGTATTGCAAACCAAACCGATGAATCATACAAGTTTGTGAAGGtgaagctttgttatgcaccAATTAGTCAAGTGGACAGAAAATGGAGGAAGACAGTAGATAATTTAAAGAAAGACAAAACATGTCAGTTTACTATATGGGAAAAGCAATATGATCATCAGCAAAATATGAGTCAACAATTTGAATGGAGGATTGAAAAAGATTTACCAACGGCTACATATTTTGTGAGAGCATATGTTTATGATTCTGGAGATGAAGAGATAGGTTATGGGCAAACTACAAATGATAAGAAGATCTCCAACTTATTTAAGATTCAAGGAATTAGTGGGCGTCATCCTTCTATCGATATTGCATCGATTTGCTTCTCTGTTTTTGCTATTCTATCATTAGTTGGGTTTTTTTTGCTAGAGAAAAGACAATCCAAAGCCAAAAAATGA